A single region of the Anaerolineales bacterium genome encodes:
- a CDS encoding Crp/Fnr family transcriptional regulator, which yields MALDRFPVKVAEVRSLPAFRDMPMEQLALLASSMVRQSYMPGQVIFTEGEIAGSLWFVFEGRVKIIKQSFNGRIQGLCVMDQGKCFGSCPLFDMNSNPATAQALDHVTLFLLPESGLQQVKVCKPQLVKVLLHIYSQRLTHLAKVSEILGAWTVPDRINDCLLTYANRSTPQPTVELTHERLAALSGTVREVVTRHLNHLEKEGIIHSEPGHITILNLNALMPPCACDDQKKSPLPHEA from the coding sequence ATGGCACTTGATCGTTTCCCGGTAAAGGTTGCCGAGGTAAGAAGCTTGCCGGCTTTTCGGGATATGCCAATGGAGCAGTTAGCCCTTTTGGCGTCATCAATGGTGCGCCAGAGTTACATGCCCGGTCAGGTCATTTTCACCGAGGGCGAGATAGCCGGTTCGCTCTGGTTCGTCTTTGAGGGGCGAGTCAAGATTATCAAACAGTCGTTCAATGGACGGATTCAGGGACTGTGTGTGATGGATCAAGGGAAGTGTTTTGGAAGCTGCCCCCTCTTTGATATGAACAGTAACCCGGCTACCGCGCAGGCACTGGATCATGTCACCCTTTTTCTCCTCCCCGAATCCGGGCTTCAGCAAGTGAAGGTGTGCAAACCTCAACTGGTTAAAGTGCTGCTGCACATCTACAGTCAGCGCTTAACGCACCTCGCCAAAGTGAGCGAGATATTAGGCGCATGGACTGTGCCCGACCGCATCAACGACTGCCTGCTTACCTATGCCAACCGCTCCACCCCCCAACCAACTGTGGAACTGACCCACGAGAGGCTGGCCGCACTCTCAGGAACCGTGCGAGAAGTGGTCACACGGCACCTTAATCATTTGGAAAAGGAAGGCATCATCCACAGCGAGCCGGGTCATATTACGATCCTCAACCTCAACGCGCTTATGCCTCCCTGTGCCTGTGATGATCAGAAGAAAAGCCCCTTACCTCACGAGGCGTGA
- a CDS encoding Crp/Fnr family transcriptional regulator has translation MSPMVSLEQLLAIPLLQALSPRTQRCLAEKAVELSYEAHLDLYQQEDPPTGLYLLQRGHVKLYRHSKDKCQILALLVPGQCLGAESLPTDTPSPYAATTLSPVQVLFLPPGNLRVLLDELPDFQELFLRLITDKLKQFVILVHDLAFRDVTSRLAMVLLARAEAEGRPYEGGIGIERLLSQQEYADMVGTAREVVYRTFRKFEAEGLIQVTRTLILLYNLDKLRQIALHEAR, from the coding sequence GTGTCCCCGATGGTGAGCCTAGAGCAGCTTTTAGCCATTCCTCTCCTTCAGGCGCTCAGCCCACGCACCCAGCGCTGTCTTGCTGAAAAGGCAGTGGAACTGAGCTATGAAGCCCATCTTGATCTGTATCAGCAGGAAGATCCACCTACAGGGCTATATCTACTCCAGAGGGGGCACGTCAAGCTTTACCGGCATTCAAAGGACAAATGCCAGATATTGGCCCTGCTTGTGCCGGGACAGTGCTTAGGTGCGGAATCCCTGCCCACAGATACCCCCAGTCCCTATGCTGCTACCACCCTTTCCCCTGTACAAGTCCTCTTCCTGCCACCGGGGAATCTGAGAGTTCTGCTGGACGAACTGCCCGATTTCCAAGAGCTTTTTTTGCGCCTGATCACCGATAAACTTAAACAATTCGTCATCCTTGTACATGATCTCGCCTTTCGTGATGTGACTTCGCGTCTGGCGATGGTGCTGCTAGCGCGGGCTGAGGCGGAAGGACGACCCTACGAAGGGGGAATCGGCATTGAACGCCTGCTCTCACAACAAGAATATGCTGATATGGTCGGCACTGCCCGCGAAGTTGTCTATCGTACCTTTCGGAAGTTTGAGGCTGAGGGATTGATCCAAGTTACCCGCACCTTGATTCTCCTGTATAACCTCGATAAACTGCGCCAAATCGCCCTGCACGAAGCCCGCTGA
- a CDS encoding cytochrome C — translation MAANILSSSNSSAAQNTTTGASRHWLKWLPPVLYLSAAVLMIVSTAFPYWGLILQAPQYPGGLQMRVFVNYITGDDDPKLDEVREIDGLNHYIGMKSLYDAAQLERSIAIPGMVVMIILLIVAAFWRRRWTWLLTIPALLFPFIYLADLAFWMNHYGQNLDPYAPLSSAIRPFTPPILGEGVIGQFKTVANVDVGWYLIVLGSALIVLAAVLRFAQRRARTSG, via the coding sequence ATGGCTGCAAATATACTTTCCTCCTCCAATTCAAGCGCTGCACAGAATACTACTACTGGCGCTTCCCGTCATTGGCTAAAGTGGTTACCACCAGTCCTGTACCTGAGCGCGGCAGTGTTGATGATCGTCTCCACTGCTTTCCCCTACTGGGGACTGATCTTGCAGGCACCTCAATACCCCGGTGGGCTTCAGATGCGGGTATTTGTGAACTATATCACTGGAGACGATGATCCCAAACTGGACGAAGTTCGGGAAATTGACGGGCTAAACCATTACATCGGCATGAAGTCTCTCTATGACGCTGCACAGCTAGAACGCTCCATCGCCATCCCGGGGATGGTTGTGATGATCATCCTACTGATTGTGGCGGCATTTTGGCGGCGGCGCTGGACGTGGTTGTTGACTATACCAGCCCTGCTGTTCCCCTTCATTTACCTTGCCGATCTAGCGTTTTGGATGAACCACTATGGGCAGAACCTCGATCCCTATGCGCCGCTTTCTAGCGCTATTCGTCCTTTCACCCCGCCAATCCTCGGTGAGGGAGTCATCGGTCAGTTTAAGACTGTTGCCAATGTTGATGTGGGTTGGTATCTGATCGTACTGGGCAGTGCCCTGATCGTACTGGCGGCTGTCCTTCGCTTCGCTCAGCGACGGGCACGCACTTCAGGCTGA
- the nosZ gene encoding Sec-dependent nitrous-oxide reductase, with translation MIKLRLSLKSLFIVVIMVALLLGVVAPKMITTNAQDGSTDWQSIMAQRGLTEADLRAAVMTYTPSGMMDEYVMFASAGQGGQMLAIGMPSMRLLRLISVFTPESWQGYGYGAGNEILDQGNIDGKEIRWGDTHHPALSETNGEYDGQWLFIGDKANGRVAVIDLRDFETKQIVHNPAFLNDHGGTFVTPNTEYIVEGGQYGLPLGGTYAPIENYKDAYSGMITFWKFDRETGRIDMSKSFAMELPPYWQDLCDSGKSVSEGWVFCNSFNAEMATGGIEKGNPPFEAGVSRGAVDYLHMINLKAAEAVFQAGGVVDVKGFKVIPLEKSIEAGLLYLAPEPRSPHGADVTPKGDFIVVGGKLDPHVTVYSFAKMMAAIAAGPTEKDAFGVPVLSLESVMEVQVELGLGPLHTVYDDQGYAYTSLFLDSAVARWSIGAEGYRPQDGWKLINKTPVQYNVGHLAAAEGDTATPDGRFLVALNKWSVDRFLSTGPLLPQNLQLIDISQPGDKTQILFDMPITGAEPHYAQIIKADKLNAWEVYPEVGWNPATQTVDPRAVTQGTEGITRDGKNVTVRMTAVRSHMTPEHVEIQVGDHVTWTITNVERARDATHGFAIPFYNINLSIEPGESITFEFEATHAGVFSFYCTEFCSALHLEMMGYMMVKPE, from the coding sequence ATGATTAAACTCCGGCTTTCACTGAAATCTCTATTCATCGTTGTGATTATGGTGGCGCTGCTTTTGGGAGTAGTAGCACCGAAGATGATCACCACGAACGCCCAAGATGGTTCCACTGATTGGCAGTCCATTATGGCACAGCGTGGTCTTACCGAAGCCGACCTGCGTGCTGCGGTGATGACCTATACCCCCAGCGGTATGATGGATGAATACGTGATGTTCGCTTCTGCTGGTCAGGGTGGTCAGATGCTAGCGATTGGAATGCCCTCCATGCGCCTGCTGCGGTTGATCTCCGTTTTCACCCCGGAATCGTGGCAAGGTTATGGGTATGGGGCGGGGAATGAAATCCTTGATCAGGGTAACATCGATGGTAAGGAAATCCGCTGGGGTGACACCCATCACCCGGCACTGAGCGAAACCAACGGCGAATATGATGGTCAGTGGCTGTTCATTGGTGATAAAGCCAATGGGCGCGTTGCGGTTATTGACCTGCGTGACTTTGAGACCAAACAGATCGTTCACAACCCCGCTTTCTTGAACGATCATGGGGGCACCTTTGTCACCCCCAACACTGAATACATCGTTGAGGGTGGTCAGTATGGTCTACCCCTCGGTGGAACCTACGCCCCCATCGAAAACTACAAAGATGCCTACAGCGGGATGATCACATTCTGGAAGTTTGATCGCGAGACTGGGCGTATTGATATGAGCAAGTCGTTCGCCATGGAACTTCCTCCCTACTGGCAGGATTTGTGCGATTCGGGCAAGTCCGTCTCCGAAGGTTGGGTGTTCTGCAATTCTTTCAATGCGGAAATGGCGACTGGCGGTATCGAAAAAGGCAATCCTCCTTTTGAAGCGGGCGTGAGTCGTGGCGCGGTAGACTACCTGCATATGATCAACCTGAAGGCTGCGGAGGCAGTCTTCCAAGCAGGTGGTGTTGTGGATGTCAAAGGCTTTAAAGTCATCCCCCTCGAAAAATCGATTGAAGCTGGACTGCTATACCTTGCCCCAGAACCCCGCAGCCCTCACGGCGCGGATGTGACCCCCAAAGGCGATTTCATCGTCGTCGGTGGCAAACTTGACCCCCATGTGACCGTCTACAGTTTCGCCAAGATGATGGCCGCTATCGCCGCTGGACCCACAGAGAAGGATGCTTTTGGAGTACCCGTTCTGTCGCTCGAAAGCGTGATGGAGGTTCAGGTTGAACTGGGACTTGGACCGCTGCACACCGTTTATGACGATCAGGGCTATGCCTATACCAGTCTGTTCTTGGACAGCGCTGTAGCACGCTGGAGCATCGGCGCAGAAGGTTATCGTCCGCAGGATGGCTGGAAGCTGATCAATAAGACCCCTGTTCAGTACAACGTGGGGCATCTTGCCGCTGCTGAAGGCGATACCGCAACTCCTGACGGGCGCTTTTTAGTCGCGCTCAACAAGTGGTCAGTGGATCGTTTCCTCAGCACGGGCCCACTGCTGCCCCAAAATCTACAGTTGATCGACATTTCGCAGCCGGGTGACAAGACTCAGATTCTATTCGATATGCCTATCACCGGCGCAGAACCACACTATGCCCAGATCATCAAAGCAGATAAGCTTAATGCGTGGGAAGTCTACCCTGAAGTAGGCTGGAACCCGGCGACCCAGACGGTTGATCCCAGAGCAGTCACCCAAGGCACCGAAGGTATAACCCGCGACGGTAAGAACGTAACTGTGCGCATGACCGCCGTTCGCAGCCACATGACTCCTGAGCATGTCGAGATTCAGGTGGGCGATCATGTTACTTGGACGATCACCAATGTGGAGCGTGCCCGTGACGCTACCCACGGCTTTGCAATCCCCTTCTACAATATCAACCTGAGTATTGAGCCGGGAGAATCGATCACCTTTGAGTTTGAAGCGACCCACGCAGGTGTGTTCAGCTTCTACTGCACTGAGTTCTGCTCAGCACTCCATCTCGAAATGATGGGTTACATGATGGTGAAGCCTGAGTGA
- a CDS encoding amino acid hydroxylase: MATITLQKPVYTDEDHETWAKLCTRQIPLVSEPACRLFHEGWAALNLDLTQLPDPFTVSEHIRATTGWTLGDAQNGYLGPTEWFEHLAERRFPVTNYIRRPHELEFTPNPDLFHEYFGHLAFFMNQEFADMAQTFGKFYLNAQTDYQRLGIARLWWYTTEFGFIREGGALKIYGAGLLSSPGELLHSLKAETPKVPFDTRMVAETAGAAYSMHEKYFILDGEDHPLRIMREFAEMEGITFPA, encoded by the coding sequence ATGGCGACCATCACCTTACAAAAACCCGTTTATACCGACGAAGATCACGAGACATGGGCAAAACTTTGCACTCGCCAAATCCCCCTTGTCAGCGAGCCTGCCTGCCGCCTCTTTCATGAGGGGTGGGCGGCGCTCAATCTTGATCTGACCCAACTGCCCGATCCCTTCACCGTCAGCGAACATATTCGAGCGACGACAGGCTGGACGTTAGGCGATGCCCAAAATGGCTACCTCGGACCGACAGAATGGTTTGAACACCTTGCCGAACGGCGCTTCCCGGTGACGAATTACATTCGCCGTCCGCACGAACTGGAGTTCACCCCTAATCCTGATTTGTTCCATGAATATTTTGGGCATCTCGCCTTTTTCATGAATCAGGAGTTTGCCGATATGGCGCAAACGTTTGGGAAGTTCTACCTGAACGCCCAAACAGATTACCAGCGGCTTGGCATTGCCCGTTTGTGGTGGTATACAACGGAGTTCGGGTTCATCCGCGAGGGCGGCGCGTTGAAAATCTATGGGGCGGGGCTGCTTAGTTCCCCCGGCGAACTGCTGCACAGCCTGAAGGCAGAGACCCCGAAAGTGCCATTTGATACCCGTATGGTGGCGGAAACCGCTGGGGCGGCATACAGTATGCACGAGAAATACTTCATCCTCGATGGTGAAGATCACCCCCTGCGCATCATGCGGGAGTTCGCTGAGATGGAGGGAATCACCTTCCCCGCCTAG
- the nosD gene encoding nitrous oxide reductase family maturation protein NosD, which yields MLISLLMWMAIPLITVRAQTTLIVAPGGAYPTIEAALVAAHNGDVIEVHGGVYVAPLVIEKSISLIGIDQPVIDGRGIGSLVLINAPRVIFQGFIVRNSGHSLPHEDTGIVIQSPQVTVADNLLEDVLFGIYFADAPQGIAQNNVIRGKPLEESIRGDGIRVWYSHDVSLIGNEITSGRDILIWYANNILIRQNYIHHNRYGLHFMYNKDAVVEDNRIEENAVGAYMMYSAGLTLSRNRIIHNRGASGYGVALKDMDQVRVFENVFIGNAVAIFLDNSPSLYDSHNYFSQNFIAYNDIGLTGLPSVKRNIFQNNTFLENYQQVSVQGRGNLLGNAWSQDGIGNYWSNYVGYDRDGDGVGDMPYRAEKLFESISDNNPVLRLFTFSPASQAIDFAAAAFPSLRPDPKVIDEAPLMKYSVPVQIDSPGQGMTFSLLAGTGLLLGIGALVCLSALRNRALSSIRRTLAASEPMPKTEQKVPLT from the coding sequence GTGCTGATCAGCCTGCTCATGTGGATGGCGATACCCCTGATCACAGTTCGGGCACAAACCACCCTGATCGTGGCTCCGGGTGGAGCTTACCCCACCATCGAAGCAGCTCTTGTAGCTGCCCATAATGGTGACGTGATTGAAGTTCACGGTGGTGTATATGTCGCGCCGTTAGTGATCGAGAAATCGATCTCCCTGATCGGGATCGATCAACCGGTGATCGACGGTCGCGGCATAGGCAGTCTCGTGCTGATCAACGCCCCCCGTGTCATCTTTCAGGGATTCATCGTGCGGAACAGCGGTCACAGCCTGCCTCACGAAGATACGGGGATCGTGATTCAGTCCCCACAGGTTACTGTTGCCGATAACCTGCTTGAAGATGTCTTGTTTGGGATCTATTTTGCCGATGCCCCTCAAGGGATTGCTCAGAACAATGTTATCAGGGGCAAACCCCTTGAGGAGAGTATCCGGGGCGACGGCATCCGGGTTTGGTACAGCCATGATGTGAGTTTGATCGGCAATGAGATCACCAGCGGGCGTGACATCCTTATCTGGTATGCCAACAATATCCTCATTCGCCAGAATTACATCCACCATAACCGTTATGGACTGCATTTTATGTACAACAAGGATGCAGTGGTGGAGGACAACCGAATTGAGGAAAACGCCGTCGGCGCTTACATGATGTATTCGGCGGGACTAACCCTGAGCCGCAACCGGATCATCCATAACCGAGGGGCAAGCGGTTACGGTGTTGCCCTCAAGGATATGGATCAGGTGCGGGTTTTTGAAAACGTCTTTATAGGCAATGCAGTGGCCATTTTTTTGGATAACTCACCCTCCCTTTATGATTCCCACAATTATTTCAGCCAGAACTTCATTGCCTACAATGATATCGGCTTGACCGGCCTGCCCTCGGTGAAGCGAAATATTTTCCAGAACAACACCTTCCTCGAAAACTACCAACAGGTGAGTGTTCAGGGTCGTGGTAACCTTCTGGGAAACGCTTGGAGTCAAGACGGCATCGGCAACTACTGGAGCAACTATGTAGGTTATGACCGGGATGGTGACGGGGTGGGGGATATGCCCTACCGCGCCGAAAAGCTCTTTGAGAGCATCTCCGACAACAACCCTGTACTACGCCTTTTTACCTTCAGCCCAGCAAGCCAAGCCATTGACTTTGCGGCAGCAGCGTTTCCTTCCTTACGTCCTGATCCTAAGGTCATCGACGAAGCCCCTCTGATGAAATACAGCGTCCCCGTCCAGATCGACTCACCCGGACAGGGAATGACGTTTTCCTTACTGGCTGGTACAGGGCTGTTATTGGGGATTGGAGCACTGGTGTGTCTCTCGGCGCTGCGTAACCGGGCACTGTCTTCTATCAGGAGAACTTTAGCCGCGTCAGAACCTATGCCTAAAACTGAGCAGAAAGTACCCCTGACATGA
- a CDS encoding PD40 domain-containing protein, with protein MKRLTQILAALCTVLLLTATTAGAQGRYRILYSTGISMGGGSVPIFVMEGDGSGASELFGQSFGCNTFEPSPDGTQIACYVPTTSSTIIMMGPTPTPDPSEKAGLYILSLAGEETRHIVFGEAFSPAWSPDGTKIAYFTNTNGLPQLSIVEVATGTITSLPAFKGGAYNPAWSPDGTKLAVVVTAEDRSRIGELYVMNSDGTDPVQLTENTTVGGLDNSPSWSPDGTKIVFDASREDASKANILMIDVATKTETVIVGQAQVPGYNYGARFSPDGGLIVFGNFGDFGIYVVDVVGGSIKRISMGYTPKWLLVGQ; from the coding sequence ATGAAACGACTCACACAGATTCTGGCGGCGCTGTGTACAGTACTGCTTCTGACGGCAACAACGGCAGGGGCGCAGGGGCGTTATCGCATTCTCTATTCAACGGGAATCAGTATGGGGGGTGGGAGTGTCCCTATTTTTGTCATGGAAGGCGATGGCAGCGGGGCGTCAGAGCTTTTTGGTCAGTCGTTCGGCTGCAACACATTTGAACCCTCACCCGATGGCACACAGATCGCTTGTTATGTCCCCACGACAAGTTCAACGATCATCATGATGGGTCCGACGCCCACCCCTGATCCTTCTGAGAAAGCGGGCTTGTACATCCTCTCCCTTGCCGGTGAGGAGACACGGCATATTGTCTTTGGCGAGGCGTTCAGTCCGGCATGGTCGCCCGATGGGACGAAGATCGCCTATTTCACAAATACCAACGGGCTGCCGCAGTTAAGCATTGTGGAGGTGGCGACGGGGACAATTACGTCACTGCCCGCCTTCAAAGGGGGGGCGTATAACCCGGCATGGTCGCCCGATGGGACGAAACTTGCCGTCGTGGTGACCGCTGAAGATCGCTCACGCATTGGCGAACTATATGTGATGAACAGCGATGGGACAGACCCCGTGCAGCTAACGGAGAATACGACGGTGGGCGGCTTGGATAACAGCCCGTCGTGGTCACCCGATGGGACGAAAATCGTCTTTGATGCCTCGCGGGAGGATGCCAGCAAAGCAAATATCCTGATGATTGACGTGGCAACCAAAACAGAGACGGTGATCGTTGGGCAAGCACAGGTGCCGGGCTATAACTACGGCGCACGCTTTTCCCCCGATGGCGGGCTGATCGTCTTTGGGAATTTTGGCGACTTTGGTATCTATGTGGTGGATGTGGTCGGCGGGAGCATCAAGCGGATCAGCATGGGATACACCCCAAAATGGCTGCTGGTGGGGCAGTAA
- a CDS encoding homogentisate 1,2-dioxygenase → MSYYYRLGAIPHKRHTQFRKPDGTLYHEELMGIHGFSGIQSLLYHNRPPTEVRHMEMVCKVEIPYEDTDALRHRHLRSAPTPAGGDAITARLPMMGNHDLVMSVARPTEAMSYWYKHAQGDDLLFIHEGTGVLETQFGVLHYRPGDYLVIPTGVLWRFVPDAGVEQRMLVVEAFGHIEPPRRYINDYGQFLEHAPYCERDLRPPEKLLTFDEVGEFEVQVKTRGQITRFIYGHHPLDVVGWDGHLFPYAFNIEDFEPITGRVHQPPPVHQTFDGPGFVVCSFVPRLFDYHPLSIPAPYNHSNVDSDEVLYYVDGDFMSRRGIERASFTVHPNGIPHGPHPGTYEGSIGKTRTEELAVMVDTFRPLQLTRHALGMEDHAYATSWLPERYKKNTEG, encoded by the coding sequence ATGTCCTATTATTACCGCCTCGGCGCGATCCCCCATAAGCGCCATACCCAATTCCGCAAGCCGGATGGAACACTTTATCACGAAGAACTGATGGGGATTCATGGCTTTAGCGGGATTCAATCGCTGCTCTATCACAACCGCCCGCCCACCGAAGTCCGCCATATGGAGATGGTCTGCAAGGTCGAAATCCCCTACGAGGATACCGACGCGCTCCGTCACCGTCACCTGCGCTCTGCGCCCACCCCCGCTGGCGGCGACGCCATCACCGCCCGCCTGCCGATGATGGGCAATCACGATCTGGTCATGTCGGTTGCCCGCCCCACCGAGGCAATGAGCTACTGGTACAAACATGCGCAAGGCGATGATCTGCTGTTCATCCATGAGGGGACGGGCGTCCTTGAAACCCAGTTTGGCGTCTTGCATTACCGTCCGGGGGATTATCTCGTCATTCCGACGGGCGTTTTGTGGCGCTTTGTCCCTGATGCGGGCGTGGAACAACGGATGCTTGTGGTTGAGGCGTTCGGGCATATCGAGCCGCCCCGCCGCTACATCAATGATTACGGGCAGTTCTTGGAACACGCCCCCTACTGCGAACGCGATCTGCGCCCGCCGGAAAAACTGCTCACCTTTGACGAGGTGGGCGAGTTTGAAGTGCAGGTGAAAACGCGGGGACAAATCACGCGGTTTATCTATGGGCATCACCCATTGGATGTGGTCGGGTGGGATGGGCATTTGTTCCCCTATGCTTTCAATATTGAGGATTTCGAGCCGATCACCGGTCGGGTTCACCAGCCGCCACCCGTCCACCAAACCTTTGACGGACCGGGCTTCGTCGTTTGTTCGTTTGTCCCACGCCTGTTCGATTACCACCCGCTCTCGATTCCCGCCCCTTACAATCACTCCAACGTCGATTCCGACGAGGTGCTGTACTATGTCGATGGCGATTTTATGTCGCGGCGGGGAATTGAGCGGGCATCGTTCACCGTCCACCCCAACGGCATCCCCCATGGACCGCATCCGGGGACGTATGAGGGGTCAATTGGCAAGACACGCACCGAAGAACTCGCCGTGATGGTCGACACCTTCCGTCCCTTGCAATTGACGCGCCACGCCCTTGGTATGGAAGATCACGCCTACGCCACCAGTTGGCTGCCGGAGCGCTACAAAAAAAACACCGAGGGGTAG
- a CDS encoding Hsp20/alpha crystallin family protein: MATVTRWNPVRDLITMREAMDQVMNEAFSRTRENRQAWLLPVDAYSTPEALVLKADVPGVKPEDLQITLEGDTLTIRGEFKKGEQSTNGNANGNSYLLQERLWGKFERTLTVNTPIDGEKVEATFENGVLTLTLPKAEAVKPKSITVKRI, from the coding sequence ATGGCTACCGTAACACGTTGGAATCCTGTCCGCGATTTGATCACGATGCGTGAAGCGATGGATCAGGTAATGAACGAGGCGTTTAGTCGCACCCGTGAGAATCGTCAGGCATGGCTGCTGCCAGTGGATGCCTACAGCACGCCGGAAGCGCTTGTCTTGAAGGCGGATGTCCCCGGTGTGAAGCCAGAGGACTTACAGATCACCCTAGAGGGCGACACACTGACCATCCGGGGCGAGTTCAAGAAGGGCGAGCAAAGCACGAATGGCAATGCCAACGGGAACAGCTACCTGCTGCAAGAGCGGTTGTGGGGCAAATTTGAGCGCACCCTGACGGTGAACACCCCCATTGATGGGGAGAAGGTCGAAGCGACCTTTGAGAATGGTGTCCTCACGCTGACGCTGCCGAAAGCCGAAGCGGTGAAACCCAAGAGCATCACGGTCAAGCGCATCTAA